A single window of Pedosphaera parvula Ellin514 DNA harbors:
- a CDS encoding AAA family ATPase, whose amino-acid sequence MNTGISAINAAVQETSAFVRPLFSELGKVIIGQSYLVERLTIGLLANGHVLLEGVPGLAKTLSVKSLSSCLSVRFSRLQFTPDMLPADVIGTQIYNPQSGGFTTRRGPIFANLVLADEINRAPAKVQSALLEAMQEKQVTIGDQTFKLEEPFLVLATQNPIEQEGTYPLPEAQVDRFMLKLKIGYPSRAEERSILDLMAHTSNLPKANAVVTSDQILKARQVINDIYIDDKVKDYIVDIVCATRDPEAYKIQAKDFIQLGASPRATISLTLAAKAYAFLKGRGYVTPQDVKSIGMDVLRHRVTITYEAEAENKTSETIIQKIFDELPVP is encoded by the coding sequence ATGAACACAGGAATTAGCGCTATTAACGCAGCCGTTCAAGAAACCAGTGCCTTTGTCAGGCCATTGTTTAGCGAATTGGGAAAAGTAATCATCGGCCAAAGCTATTTGGTGGAAAGGCTGACCATTGGATTGCTCGCCAATGGCCATGTTCTGCTGGAAGGCGTGCCCGGGTTGGCGAAGACCTTATCTGTTAAATCCCTTTCCTCCTGCCTGAGCGTCCGATTTTCACGATTGCAATTCACGCCGGACATGCTCCCTGCGGACGTAATTGGCACTCAGATTTATAACCCGCAATCAGGTGGTTTCACCACCCGCCGCGGGCCTATTTTCGCCAATTTGGTTCTGGCCGACGAGATTAATCGTGCTCCCGCTAAAGTTCAGAGCGCACTGTTGGAGGCGATGCAGGAAAAGCAGGTCACCATTGGAGACCAGACCTTTAAACTCGAAGAGCCTTTTCTTGTTCTGGCCACCCAAAACCCGATCGAGCAGGAAGGAACCTACCCGCTTCCTGAGGCTCAGGTGGATCGTTTCATGCTGAAACTGAAGATTGGCTATCCTTCACGAGCGGAAGAAAGATCGATTCTGGACCTGATGGCGCACACATCCAACCTCCCTAAAGCAAATGCAGTGGTAACTTCGGACCAGATTTTAAAGGCACGTCAGGTTATCAATGACATCTATATTGATGACAAGGTAAAGGATTATATTGTCGATATCGTTTGTGCCACACGTGACCCGGAAGCTTACAAGATACAGGCCAAGGATTTCATCCAGTTGGGGGCCTCACCGCGCGCAACAATTTCGCTGACCCTGGCGGCCAAGGCCTACGCCTTTTTGAAAGGGCGGGGTTATGTTACGCCACAGGATGTAAAGAGCATTGGGATGGATGTCTTGCGTCACCGCGTCACAATCACGTACGAAGCCGAGGCCGAGAACAAGACCAGTGAAACGATCATTCAAAAGATTTTTGATGAGCTGCCAGTGCCCTAA
- a CDS encoding DHH family phosphoesterase, translating to MKQRPKIIDRILEGIRESRTFCVVGHIRPDGDCIGSQLGLTLALLNEGKKVWCWNEDIVPAKLAFLDPEKIVQRPRPGMEFDCVIATDAASFERLGKVGDCIGKRKLFINIDHHQSNTRYADINWISAREPSSGEIIFKLLKSANWPITPQIADCLFTAVSTDTGSFQYPSTLPSTYNVAGELVKRGANLAKICDEVYQSYPLSRVRLLKHLYNKFRLTDDDQIAYFWLRKADFTRTGADTSDSEGLIDHIRDIEPVQVACLFEELEPELTRISLRSKNVKVNVNEIAAIFGGGGHKAAAGARIPGSPLSVQRRVISAVKRALNAAQS from the coding sequence ATGAAACAACGCCCGAAAATCATTGATCGCATCCTGGAAGGGATTCGCGAAAGTCGTACCTTTTGTGTTGTCGGTCACATTCGTCCGGATGGTGATTGCATTGGTTCTCAACTCGGCCTCACGCTTGCCCTCTTAAACGAGGGCAAAAAAGTTTGGTGTTGGAATGAGGACATCGTTCCTGCCAAGCTTGCCTTCCTGGATCCTGAAAAGATTGTTCAGCGTCCCCGACCCGGCATGGAGTTTGATTGCGTCATCGCCACGGACGCCGCCAGTTTTGAACGGCTTGGCAAAGTGGGCGACTGTATTGGCAAACGCAAACTTTTCATTAATATTGATCATCACCAGAGCAATACCCGCTATGCGGATATCAACTGGATTTCCGCCAGGGAACCTTCGAGTGGCGAGATCATTTTCAAGCTCCTCAAGTCAGCCAACTGGCCGATCACTCCGCAAATAGCTGATTGTTTATTTACGGCGGTGTCCACGGATACTGGTTCGTTCCAATACCCCAGCACTTTGCCAAGCACCTACAACGTCGCCGGGGAGCTGGTTAAACGTGGAGCCAACCTGGCCAAGATTTGCGATGAGGTTTATCAATCATATCCTCTTTCGCGTGTTCGCCTGTTGAAGCATTTGTATAATAAGTTTCGACTGACGGATGACGACCAGATTGCCTATTTCTGGTTGAGGAAAGCCGACTTCACCCGCACAGGAGCAGACACCAGCGATTCAGAGGGATTGATCGATCACATTCGTGATATTGAACCCGTCCAGGTTGCATGCCTGTTCGAAGAGCTTGAGCCGGAGCTTACCAGGATCAGCCTTCGATCCAAAAACGTCAAAGTAAACGTGAACGAAATTGCGGCGATCTTTGGCGGAGGTGGACACAAAGCCGCAGCCGGGGCTCGCATTCCAGGTTCTCCTCTATCTGTGCAACGGCGGGTTATTTCGGCGGTGAAGAGGGCGCTCAACGCAGCACAGAGCTGA
- the infB gene encoding translation initiation factor IF-2, with protein MPVRIYDISKKLGLENKEVLAKARELGITAAKVPSSSLDKITAEYLEQELSGGKPVATAAPPAPPAEPEKILIVTAPPAPAPVIEPAPLVEAKVPAPAAPVHEQEVKAPIVSPAPIVEEAPVEVKAPEPVKEAPQVIVAEVKPAPVVEETPKVEAAPVAPAPKPEVPVAPATPIAATPPPPPAPPARPAGPQVGDKVGFIQLPSKPAPRTAEKVGSAKLPPSRPGQQPGGNRPDFSRGGNRPDNRNARPGFGAPHGGRPQAPGGRPGFGNRNEPAKPAAPSGPRFVTPDNAQVISVKPPIVVRELAEQLKLKPFKLIADLMELGVFANVNQAIDESVAQRICAKYGYRFEVEKRERGSGIIHAPIKKIEVDIEDKPEQLKPRAPVVTIMGHVDHGKTTLLDVIRKSDVVAGEAGGITQHIGAYTISFPHPERKNELQQITFLDTPGHAAFSAMRARGANVTDIVVLVVAANDGVMPQTLEALSHAQAAKAEIMVAVNKVDHPNANPMRVRQQLQEKGLVCEEWGGKTLFVDVSAITKQGVDKLLEAILLQAEIMELKANPDRRAKGNVIESGLEPGGPTATVLVRKGTLHLGDVVICGPFYGKVRALINEENKRLKEAGPSVAVKLLGLNGVPEAGLEFTVEENEKEARDIAEKRTMEARAMGQEARAKVTLENLFATMSSTSAKVLKLVVKADTQGSVEAIVEALKKIESDKVSLEVIHSAVGTITESDVALASASNAVILGFHTRIDNGVSDEAKREGVQIKLYAIIYELIDQVKESMAGLLDPLYKDVVVGTAEVRKIFELSKGIPVAGCMITNGRIVRGKVRVMRRKGLIFEGVTQSLRRFQDEVNEVRAGMECGIRLDGFGDFQIGDTIECYTVEKTTQKL; from the coding sequence ATGCCCGTTCGTATTTACGACATTTCAAAGAAGCTCGGCTTGGAGAACAAGGAAGTTCTAGCCAAGGCACGAGAGTTGGGCATTACTGCCGCCAAGGTCCCTTCCAGTTCGCTTGATAAGATCACCGCTGAATATCTTGAACAAGAGCTATCGGGTGGAAAACCCGTAGCGACAGCAGCCCCTCCAGCGCCACCCGCTGAACCCGAAAAGATTTTGATCGTCACGGCACCGCCAGCTCCAGCCCCTGTCATTGAGCCTGCTCCTTTGGTTGAGGCCAAGGTGCCTGCACCGGCGGCTCCAGTGCACGAACAAGAAGTCAAAGCACCGATTGTGTCCCCTGCCCCAATTGTAGAGGAAGCTCCAGTGGAAGTGAAAGCCCCTGAGCCCGTAAAAGAAGCTCCGCAGGTTATCGTGGCCGAAGTGAAGCCGGCGCCTGTCGTCGAAGAGACTCCGAAAGTTGAAGCAGCGCCAGTGGCTCCTGCTCCCAAGCCTGAAGTCCCCGTTGCTCCTGCAACACCCATTGCGGCCACACCTCCGCCACCGCCTGCCCCTCCAGCGCGTCCTGCGGGACCTCAGGTAGGTGATAAGGTCGGCTTTATCCAGCTGCCTTCGAAACCAGCTCCCAGGACCGCCGAGAAGGTCGGCTCAGCAAAGCTGCCACCCAGCCGTCCTGGCCAGCAGCCAGGCGGAAATCGTCCAGATTTTTCCCGTGGTGGCAACCGGCCTGACAATCGAAATGCACGGCCTGGTTTCGGTGCTCCTCATGGAGGACGCCCACAAGCGCCTGGAGGCAGGCCTGGTTTCGGTAACCGCAATGAACCGGCGAAACCTGCCGCTCCAAGCGGGCCCAGATTCGTAACGCCGGACAATGCTCAGGTCATTTCGGTAAAACCACCGATCGTGGTGCGTGAGTTGGCGGAACAGCTTAAATTAAAGCCGTTCAAGTTGATTGCCGACCTGATGGAATTGGGCGTTTTTGCGAACGTTAATCAAGCGATTGATGAATCTGTCGCCCAGAGAATTTGTGCCAAGTACGGTTATCGTTTTGAAGTTGAAAAACGCGAACGTGGCAGCGGCATTATTCATGCCCCGATAAAGAAAATCGAAGTCGACATCGAGGACAAGCCGGAGCAGTTGAAGCCGCGCGCTCCAGTTGTAACGATCATGGGTCACGTGGACCATGGCAAGACTACTTTGCTGGACGTGATTCGAAAGTCTGACGTTGTGGCGGGTGAGGCTGGTGGCATAACGCAGCACATTGGTGCTTATACAATTTCATTCCCACACCCTGAGCGGAAGAACGAACTGCAACAGATCACCTTCCTGGACACTCCGGGTCACGCCGCGTTCAGCGCGATGCGGGCACGCGGTGCAAATGTGACTGACATTGTGGTGTTGGTCGTGGCTGCCAATGATGGCGTAATGCCGCAGACACTGGAAGCCTTGAGTCATGCTCAAGCAGCCAAAGCGGAAATCATGGTGGCGGTGAACAAGGTTGATCATCCTAATGCGAATCCAATGAGGGTTCGCCAGCAATTGCAGGAAAAAGGCCTGGTATGTGAAGAATGGGGTGGCAAGACCCTGTTCGTGGATGTTTCCGCCATCACCAAGCAGGGCGTGGACAAGTTGTTGGAAGCCATTTTGCTCCAGGCTGAAATCATGGAGCTTAAGGCGAATCCAGATCGTCGCGCCAAAGGCAACGTTATTGAATCCGGTTTGGAACCTGGCGGTCCCACGGCAACTGTGTTGGTACGTAAAGGCACATTGCACTTGGGAGATGTGGTTATTTGCGGTCCCTTCTATGGCAAGGTTCGCGCTCTAATTAATGAGGAAAATAAACGTCTCAAGGAGGCAGGTCCTTCTGTAGCTGTCAAGTTGCTCGGTTTAAATGGCGTTCCTGAAGCTGGACTGGAATTTACCGTTGAGGAGAACGAGAAGGAAGCTCGTGATATTGCTGAAAAGCGCACGATGGAAGCCAGAGCCATGGGGCAGGAAGCACGCGCCAAGGTCACCTTGGAAAATCTTTTCGCCACCATGTCTTCAACCAGTGCGAAGGTGTTGAAGCTCGTGGTCAAGGCTGACACTCAAGGCTCGGTTGAAGCCATCGTCGAAGCATTAAAGAAAATTGAATCTGATAAAGTCAGCCTCGAAGTCATTCATAGCGCGGTTGGCACGATTACCGAATCGGATGTCGCTCTGGCCTCAGCTTCAAACGCTGTAATTCTCGGTTTCCATACCCGTATTGATAATGGTGTATCCGATGAGGCGAAACGCGAAGGCGTTCAGATCAAGCTTTACGCGATCATCTACGAACTTATCGATCAGGTGAAGGAATCCATGGCCGGTCTGTTGGATCCTCTTTACAAGGATGTTGTCGTTGGAACGGCTGAAGTGCGGAAAATCTTCGAACTTTCCAAAGGAATTCCGGTTGCTGGCTGCATGATCACCAACGGACGCATTGTTCGTGGGAAAGTGCGCGTGATGCGCCGCAAGGGATTAATCTTCGAAGGCGTTACCCAATCGTTGCGCCGGTTCCAGGACGAAGTGAATGAAGTGCGCGCCGGCATGGAATGCGGCATTCGACTCGATGGTTTCGGGGACTTTCAAATCGGTGATACGATTGAGTGTTACACGGTCGAGAAGACCACTCAGAAACTCTAA
- the nusA gene encoding transcription termination factor NusA, with translation MNADFLTVLEFWEREKGISRQVLISAVEESLLSAAKKAVGPARELRCIIDPKSGDIKAFAKLIVSEKVVSKHDHISLPDAKKIKPDAQLGEEVEVEVTPAGFGRIASQYAKQSLMQHIRRAEKQLIFTEFKDRVGDIISGVVRRFDRSDVSVDLGKYEALLPNRERVPTEEYQIGERIRCYVKAVENGPHGPEIILSRADPRFVIKLFQLEVSEINDGTIEIKGIAREPGFRTKLAVYTRDEKVDPVGACVGLRGQRVKNIVRELNNEKVDIIRWEPNIKGFLTNALAPAQLKTFEVDEANKRVKIVVGEDQLSLAIGKRGQNARLSSKLTGWQVDIEPEVVHRMGFEEKVAEAVKTLAAIPGITQEQADTLVHQGLTRLEDLLQADISDLSGIPQIGDQAAAILEAAKAEAARHRLKLGEDSAG, from the coding sequence ATGAATGCAGATTTTTTAACAGTATTGGAATTCTGGGAACGGGAAAAGGGCATAAGCCGTCAGGTGCTCATTTCTGCCGTGGAGGAATCCCTGTTGTCTGCTGCCAAGAAGGCGGTCGGGCCGGCCCGTGAGTTGCGCTGCATCATTGACCCGAAGTCGGGTGATATCAAGGCTTTTGCGAAGTTGATTGTTTCGGAGAAAGTGGTTTCGAAGCATGATCATATCTCCCTGCCGGATGCGAAGAAAATAAAGCCGGACGCGCAATTGGGCGAGGAAGTGGAAGTGGAAGTGACGCCAGCCGGGTTCGGACGTATTGCCTCACAATATGCGAAGCAGTCGTTGATGCAACACATTCGCCGTGCGGAGAAGCAATTGATTTTTACGGAGTTCAAGGATCGTGTTGGTGATATCATCAGCGGCGTCGTGCGCCGGTTTGATCGATCGGATGTCAGTGTGGATTTAGGCAAGTATGAAGCTTTGCTCCCCAACCGGGAGCGTGTACCAACTGAGGAATATCAGATTGGCGAACGGATTCGTTGTTACGTCAAGGCCGTGGAAAATGGTCCGCATGGACCTGAGATCATCCTGTCCCGTGCTGATCCGCGGTTTGTGATCAAGTTGTTCCAGTTGGAAGTTTCGGAAATCAATGATGGCACGATCGAGATCAAGGGCATTGCCCGTGAACCTGGTTTCCGCACGAAGCTGGCGGTTTATACGCGTGACGAAAAAGTTGATCCCGTGGGTGCATGCGTTGGATTGCGTGGTCAACGGGTGAAGAACATTGTTCGCGAATTGAACAATGAGAAGGTGGATATCATTCGTTGGGAGCCTAATATCAAGGGCTTCCTAACAAATGCCTTGGCTCCGGCGCAGTTGAAGACTTTTGAAGTCGATGAAGCCAACAAGCGGGTGAAGATCGTGGTGGGCGAGGACCAGCTTTCGCTGGCGATCGGCAAGCGCGGTCAGAATGCGCGGTTATCATCGAAGCTGACCGGTTGGCAGGTGGACATTGAGCCCGAAGTAGTGCACCGGATGGGATTTGAAGAGAAGGTCGCGGAGGCGGTGAAGACTTTGGCAGCGATTCCTGGGATTACACAGGAGCAGGCTGACACTCTGGTTCATCAAGGTTTGACGCGATTGGAAGATTTGTTGCAGGCGGATATTAGTGATCTGTCTGGAATACCGCAAATTGGCGACCAGGCGGCCGCCATTTTGGAAGCTGCAAAGGCAGAAGCCGCGCGGCACAGATTAAAATTGGGTGAAGACTCAGCAGGTTAA
- a CDS encoding VOC family protein yields the protein MATLALLVLRTATMEATLTFYKALGLHFTEEKHGTGPLHYSSVVGDLVFEIYPGEPGSAPERKTGGATMLGFTVDQLDATLALLNAIKPDSQLVPKESPWGRRAVAVDPDGRAVEITERSVKGSSTGDK from the coding sequence ATGGCAACGCTTGCTCTACTGGTGTTACGCACGGCAACGATGGAAGCAACGCTTACGTTTTATAAGGCGTTGGGACTTCACTTTACTGAAGAGAAGCACGGAACAGGTCCGTTACACTATTCATCAGTTGTCGGCGATTTGGTTTTCGAAATTTATCCAGGAGAGCCAGGCTCAGCACCCGAAAGGAAAACAGGTGGCGCTACAATGCTGGGGTTCACCGTGGATCAACTGGATGCAACTCTTGCGTTGCTCAATGCAATTAAACCAGATTCGCAATTAGTTCCGAAAGAATCACCTTGGGGAAGGCGTGCCGTGGCTGTTGATCCCGACGGCCGTGCAGTCGAGATAACGGAGCGATCCGTCAAAGGCTCCTCAACCGGAGATAAATAG
- the truB gene encoding tRNA pseudouridine(55) synthase TruB, whose product MHEFDVFDGALLIDKPVGYTSHDVVDAIRRRFQIKKVGHCGTLDPNATGLLIIVLGRGTKLSERLMSSDKVYEGTIKFGETTDSYDADGELVTSLPVPPMTLGELNETAAAFVGDQMQVPPMVSAIKKGGVPLYKLARKGVEVEREPRFIHIYNFRFAEYNEPIGRFRVAATKGTYVRSLAHDLGQKLGCGGHLATLRRTVSGKFDVANAIRLDQALELSAAELEKRVIPFLKLAA is encoded by the coding sequence ATGCACGAATTTGATGTTTTCGACGGAGCACTTTTAATCGACAAACCGGTTGGTTACACCTCCCATGATGTTGTTGATGCCATACGGCGTCGATTCCAAATCAAAAAGGTTGGCCACTGTGGAACACTTGATCCCAACGCAACCGGCCTATTGATCATCGTGCTTGGCAGGGGAACGAAATTGTCAGAAAGACTGATGTCTTCAGACAAGGTGTACGAAGGGACAATAAAATTTGGCGAAACCACGGATAGCTATGATGCGGATGGAGAACTAGTCACTTCCCTGCCCGTTCCTCCCATGACTTTGGGCGAGCTGAATGAGACGGCGGCAGCCTTCGTGGGTGATCAGATGCAGGTCCCGCCAATGGTTTCGGCGATCAAAAAAGGCGGCGTTCCACTTTATAAACTTGCGCGAAAGGGTGTGGAGGTCGAACGCGAACCTCGCTTTATCCACATATATAATTTCCGTTTCGCCGAGTACAATGAACCCATTGGTCGCTTCCGGGTCGCTGCCACCAAAGGCACTTACGTCCGAAGTCTGGCGCATGATTTGGGTCAAAAGCTTGGCTGCGGAGGGCACCTGGCCACGTTACGAAGAACCGTTTCTGGAAAATTTGATGTCGCGAATGCCATTCGGCTCGACCAGGCCTTGGAACTTTCTGCCGCCGAACTGGAGAAGCGGGTTATTCCATTTCTGAAGCTCGCAGCCTAG
- a CDS encoding bifunctional riboflavin kinase/FAD synthetase, with translation MKIIRSASELKANGRKVCLAIGFFDGVHLGHQQIIRQTIADSIKHEAVSLVVTFDQHPSTVVAPDRIPPLIYPLPHKLKTIGSLGSEALFLIHFDKAFSELSGEAFIRNLANDLGHIESLCVGSNFTFGYKRSGNVALLKTLGEELKFTVHGMAAVSLDGKTVSSTRIREAIRTGELDAASQMLGRTYSLCGPVIKGDQLGHKLGFPTANLKLDGLVLPPTGVYAVHAFVEGESYRAVVNIGLRPTLRNPAPERRIEVHILNFTGDLYGKAMEIAFVEKLRDEQKFPSLDALKLQIAKDIEDAAKCF, from the coding sequence ATGAAGATCATCCGAAGCGCCAGCGAACTGAAGGCGAATGGCCGGAAGGTTTGTCTGGCAATCGGATTCTTCGACGGCGTACATCTTGGACATCAGCAAATCATCCGTCAGACCATCGCGGATTCGATAAAGCACGAGGCGGTGTCATTGGTGGTGACCTTCGATCAACACCCCAGCACCGTCGTGGCGCCGGATCGGATTCCTCCGCTGATCTATCCGCTCCCCCACAAACTCAAAACCATTGGGTCCCTGGGTAGTGAAGCACTTTTCCTGATTCATTTCGATAAAGCCTTCAGCGAACTGAGCGGTGAGGCCTTCATACGCAATTTGGCTAACGATTTGGGCCATATCGAGAGCTTGTGTGTGGGCAGCAACTTCACGTTTGGATATAAACGGAGCGGAAATGTCGCGCTGCTTAAAACTCTCGGTGAAGAGTTGAAATTTACGGTTCACGGCATGGCAGCCGTCTCTCTGGATGGAAAAACTGTAAGCAGCACACGCATTCGGGAAGCCATCAGAACCGGTGAACTGGACGCCGCCAGCCAAATGCTCGGGCGGACCTACTCTTTGTGCGGGCCGGTGATCAAGGGTGATCAACTTGGTCATAAGCTTGGATTTCCCACCGCCAATCTCAAGTTGGACGGTCTGGTACTCCCTCCAACCGGTGTTTACGCGGTGCATGCTTTTGTCGAAGGTGAATCTTATCGTGCGGTGGTGAATATAGGATTGCGTCCCACTTTAAGGAATCCAGCACCGGAAAGGCGCATCGAAGTTCATATCCTCAATTTCACTGGTGATCTTTATGGCAAAGCAATGGAAATTGCGTTTGTCGAGAAGTTGCGAGACGAACAGAAGTTTCCTTCTCTTGACGCGCTCAAGCTCCAAATTGCGAAGGATATTGAAGATGCCGCGAAATGTTTTTGA
- the rbfA gene encoding 30S ribosome-binding factor RbfA: MPSLRLQRVRELLKREIGEVIRREIPVGESGLITVNEVGVSSDLHSATVFIGILGTDQQKKKGFAQLNHHRKRIQGLVGQAVILKYTPTLRFVLDESIAEGNKVLQIIDELEKSGPNNETTPENH; encoded by the coding sequence ATGCCTTCGCTCAGACTTCAACGGGTGCGCGAGCTATTAAAGCGGGAAATCGGCGAAGTGATTCGCCGGGAGATTCCCGTGGGTGAGAGTGGCTTGATCACGGTAAATGAGGTGGGAGTAAGCAGCGATCTGCATTCCGCCACTGTGTTTATCGGCATTCTCGGCACTGATCAGCAGAAGAAAAAAGGGTTCGCGCAGCTCAACCATCATCGTAAACGCATTCAGGGCCTGGTAGGCCAGGCTGTCATTTTGAAGTATACTCCCACACTCCGATTCGTACTCGATGAATCAATTGCTGAAGGGAACAAAGTGCTTCAAATCATTGACGAACTGGAAAAATCCGGCCCTAATAATGAAACAACGCCCGAAAATCATTGA